The following are encoded together in the Lactuca sativa cultivar Salinas chromosome 1, Lsat_Salinas_v11, whole genome shotgun sequence genome:
- the LOC111916759 gene encoding uncharacterized protein LOC111916759 gives MADTFSESIAASARAFKLILQGFTLIPIIHYEIAFVCFLIIFIYNFLEFHFFHDVLTLFQGSPVSLTYNSASEIYHGVASKCRLLHGRYLVTPWLSSPHVQTTFLHFHGRPPAVNYRRKLFHASDGGTFALDWLKSSDVLGGSKCEDNAALRHDKTPILIVIPGLTSDSSAAYIKHLAYSTAERGWDVVICNHRGLGGVSVTSDCFYNAGWTKDTRDVINDLHREYPNAPLFLVGTSIGANILVKYLGEDGEDVPIAGAVAICSPWDLLIGSRFICRRTVQKFYDRALTVGLQQYAKLHQTLFHRLADWDGILKSRRIRDFDNYATRLVGKFESVDTYYRHCSSAQYVTKVAIPLLCISTLDDPVCTWEAIPWDECRANKNIVLAVTRHGGHLAFFEGLTASTLWWVRATNEFLGVLHCSPFMHTQKKNPPHIGPESYVDQGPYVNVSNGMVAAITNDPSSPTDNVKLNEEDQFERQKVNDQSAAAADVLVVPDAKNVVSSSSGQTSVKAVDLNSIKKWLEQLFQQNRRSTWMLTYIAVISTLPLMGATAALYMLLFRKKFKQPKSLN, from the exons ATGGCGGATACTTTCTCTGAATCAATCGCAGCATCGGCCCGGGCCTTCAAGCTCATCCTCCAGGGCTTCACATTGATACCAATAATCCATTATGAAATAGCTTTTGTGTGTTTCCTCATAATTTTCATCTACAATTTCTTAGAGTTCCATTTCTTTCATGATGTTCTCACTCTGTTCCAAGGTTCTCCGGTGTCTCTAACATACAATTCGGCCTCTGAGATTTACCACGGCGTCGCTTCAAAGTGTCGCCTTCTTCATGGCAg GTACTTGGTTACACCTTGGCTCTCAAGTCCTCATGTTCAAACAACATTTCTGCATTTCCATGGAAGACCTCCTGCAGTAAATTATAGAAG AAAATTATTTCATGCATCTGATGGTGGAACTTTTGCTCTGGATTGGCTAAAGAGTTCAGATG TTTTAGGAGGTTCAAAATGTGAAGACAATGCTGCTTTGAGGCATGATAAAACTCCCATCTTAATTGTAATTCCTGGATTAACTAGTGATTCCTCTGCAGCT TACATCAAGCATCTTGCTTACTCCACTGCCGAACGAGGGTGGGATGTTGTTATTTGCAATCACCGCGGACTTGGAGGAGTTTCTGTTACG TCTGATTGCTTCTATAATGCGGGGTGGACAAAAGACACACGAGATGTCATCAACGATCTTCATCGTGAATATCCCAATGCACCTCTTTTTCTTGTTGGAACTAGCATTGGTGCCAATATTCTG GTGAAGTATCTTGGAGAAGATGGGGAGGATGTTCCTATAGCTGGTGCAGTTGCTATCTGCTCTCCTTGGGACCTTTTG ATTGGGTCTAGATTCATATGTCGCAGGACTGTTCAAAAATTCTATGATAGGGCTCTTACTGTTGGTCTTCAACAGTATGCAAAACT ACATCAAACTCTTTTCCATCGCCTTGCAGATTGGGATGGTATTCTAAAG TCACGTCGTATACGGGATTTTGACAATTATGCTACTCGTCTAGTTGGCAAGTTTGAG AGTGTGGATACATACTATAGGCATTGCAGCAGTGCACAATATGTGACAAAAGTTGCAATTCCGTTACTATGTATAAGTACTTTAGATGATCCAGTCTGTACCTGGGAGGCAATCCCATGGGATGAGTGCAG agcaaataaaaatattgtgcTGGCTGTAACACGTCATGGAGGACATCTTGCCTTCTTTGAGGGTCTTACTGCATCTACTTTATG GTGGGTGAGAGCTACAAATGAATTCCTTGGTGTTCTTCACTGCAGCCCCTTCATGCATACCCAAAAGAAG AATCCTCCACATATTGGACCAGAATCTTATGTGGATCAAGGCCCATATGTGAATGTTTCAAATGGAATGGTTGCTGCAATCACCAATGATCCATCATCACCCACTGATAATGTAAAACTAAATGAAGAAGATCAATTTGAGAGACAGAAAGTCAACGATCAAAGTGCTGCTGCTGCTGATGTACTTGTTGTACCAGATGCAAAAAATGTAGTATCTTCCTCAAGTGGTCAAACATCGGTCAAAGCAGTTGATTTGAATAGCATCAAAAAATGGTTGGAGCAGCTGTTCCAACAAAACAGAAGATCAACATGGATGCTTACATACATTGCTGTCATATCAACATTGCCATTGATGGGTGCTACTGCTGCTCTTTACATGCTCCTCTTTAGAAAGAAATTCAAGCAGCCAAAATCACTTAATTAA